The following are encoded together in the Scyliorhinus torazame isolate Kashiwa2021f chromosome 6, sScyTor2.1, whole genome shotgun sequence genome:
- the LOC140425841 gene encoding LOW QUALITY PROTEIN: threonine synthase-like 1 (The sequence of the model RefSeq protein was modified relative to this genomic sequence to represent the inferred CDS: inserted 5 bases in 3 codons; substituted 4 bases at 4 genomic stop codons), whose protein sequence is MIQRNEGFKSGIFTSRRGISKDSEFRQAPSIFLEVILEGLALDIGLYVPVNRLPELTAGEWHRRAQVRLEEHIHPNDVPTSVRDXVVKACGHNFSCNKIAPVRHLSGSQFPLELFHVPTAAFKDFGLQILPQLFSYCMPRTCNYLILVATSGDTGSAVLDHFFCFTDAEKQRISVLSVFPEETISQMIRYNAENVKAVGVKSDFDFCQTIVKQIFPNPDYTGFLTAECGPVLCTANSINWACLLLQVVDHASTYXHQGVITFGDTVDVCIPTGNFSNILAVVDAKCMGILIXKMICASIENSTLTDFIRTGKYDLRGRSMTASLSLTLDVLKSSDVDRYLHLASHGEGVLASKLFSQLAEQCYFQVPDTXLQRIXHNFVSGXCSKEGCLDAFXLCKSTGYIPDMHTAVAKMVADRQHDGTCPVIVSTAHPCLVQNLDLLICTCLERQSGPAAGVLKYTHRKSHTC, encoded by the exons ATGATACAGAGGAATGAAGGCTTTAAATCTGGAATATTTACTTCCAGGAGAGGTATATCTAAAGACTCTGAGTTCAGACAAGCCCCTAGCATCTTCCTTGAAGTTATTCTTGAAGGCCTGGCTTTAGATATAGGTCTCTATGTGCCTGTCAATCGGCTTCCAGAATTGACTGCTGGAGAATGGCACCGAAGGGCTCAAGTCCGACTTGAGGAGCACATCCATCCCAATGATGTACCTACCAGTGTGAGAGA TGTGGTAAAAGCATGTGGACACAACTTTTCTTGCAACAAGATCGCACCAGTCAGACATTTGAGTGGCAGTCAGTTTCCTCTTGAATTGTTCCATGTGCCCACGGCTGCCTTCAAGGACTTTGGGTTGCAGATATTGCCACAACTATTCTCATACTGCATGCCTAGAACTTGCAATTATCTGATTCTAGTAGCTACATCTGGAGATACAGGGAGTGCCGTTCTGGACCATTTCTTTTGCTTCACTGATGCTGAAAAACAAAGAATCTCAGTTCTCTCAGTCTTCCCTGAAGAGACAATTAGCCAGATGATCAGATACAATGCAGAAAATGTAAAGGCTGTTGGTGTCAAGTCTGACTTTGATTTCTGTCAGACAATTGTAAAACAAATATTCCCAAATCCCGACTACACAGGCTTCCTAACCGCTGAGTGTGGGCCAGTTTTGTGCACTGCAAACTCAATCAACTGGGCTTGCCTGCTGCTGCAGGTGGTCGATCATGCCTCTACTTA CCACCAAGGTGTAATTACCTTTGGAGATACAGTAGATGTTTGCATTCCCACAGGTAATTTTAGCAACATATTGGCAGTGGTAGATGCAAAATGCATGGGGATTCTGATTTGAAAAATGATTTGTGCTTCAATTGAAAATAGCACGCTGACTGATTTCATAAGGACAGGCAAATATGATCTGAGGGGCAGAAGTATGACTGCTTCCTTGTCTCTGACATTAGATGTTCTCAAGTCCTCCGATGTTGATCGATATTTACACCTGGCTTCACATGGTGAAGGGGTGCTGGCGAGCAAGCTGTTTTCCCAGCTGGCAGAACAATGCTACTTTCAAGTGCCAGACACTTAATTGCAGAGAATTTAACATAATTTTGTGTCAGGCTGATGTTCGAAGGAGGGGTGCCTGGATGCTT TACTCTGCAAGTCCACAGGTTACATTCCGGATATGCACACGGCTGTGGCAAAAATGGTCGCGGATCGTCAGCACGATGGGACCTGTCCTGTTATTGTGTCAACAGCTCACCCTTGTTTGGTGCAAAATTTGGATTTATTAATTTGTACATGTTTAGAGCGCCAGTCAGGACCAGCAGCTGGGGTGCTGAAATATACACACAGAAAATCACACACTTGCTAA